A stretch of the Arachis stenosperma cultivar V10309 chromosome 6, arast.V10309.gnm1.PFL2, whole genome shotgun sequence genome encodes the following:
- the LOC130933778 gene encoding pentatricopeptide repeat-containing protein At2g26790, mitochondrial-like: MIIKGLCSAGKVVEAETYFIRLEDRSIEVDFAMVNGYCEANLIEKSYELFLILSNQGNISKSSCFKLLDKLFKADGIQEAIMLLDTVMALNEGLSKIMYSKAIAAMCQDGKLEYARSLFHLFIKKGFTPDLITYTIMINTYCRMNYLQKAHELFKDMKRKGIKPDVVTYTVLLDGNLKANLRRHSLSPNLKRTRDISSILSEMQQMEITPDVVTYTVLIDSQIRAANFQGANRLFHRMVDRGLQPDAVTYSAMIFGFCIRGHMEKADKLFKEMSS; this comes from the coding sequence atgatCATCAAAGGTTTATGTTCAGCGGGGAAGGTAGTGGAAGCCGAGACATATTTTATCAGGTTGGAAGATAGGAGCATTGAAGTCGATTTCGCCATGGTGAATGGCTACTGTGAAGCAAACCTTATCGAAAAATCCTATGAACTATTCCTTATTCTGTCAAACCAAGGAAATATTTCTAAAAGTTCCTGTTTTAAGCTACTTGATAAACTCTTCAAGGCAGATGGCATCCAAGAAGCTATTATGCTGCTAGACACAGTGATGGCTCTTAACGAGGGACTTAGCAAAATAATGTATTCTAAAGCAATAGCTGCTATGTGCCAAGATGGGAAATTGGAATATGCTCGTTCTTTGTttcatttattcatcaagaaaGGATTTACGCCTGATTTAATAACTTACACGATTATGATAAATACATATTGTAGGATGAACTACTTGCAAAAGGCCCATGAACTCTTTAAGGATATGAAGAGAAAAGGGATAAAACCTGATGTCGTTACGTATACAGTTCTACTTGATGGGAACTTGAAAGCAAATTTAAGAAGGCATTCCTTGTCTCcaaatttaaaaagaacacGGGACATTTCTTCCATCTTGAGTGAGATGCAGCAGATGGAAATAACTCCAGATGTTGTTACTTACACTGTTTTGATTGATAGTCAAATAAGGGCGGCTAACTTTCAAGGTGCTAATAGGCTCTTCCATAGAATGGTTGACAGAGGATTACAACCAGATGCTGTAACATATAGTGCTATGATTTTTGGCTTTTGTATCCGAGGGCACATGGAGAAAGCTGATAAACTGTTTAAGGAAATGTCTTCCTAA